The stretch of DNA CCTGCATTAAAATCATACAATACTACAGTTCAAAGATACAATGCATCCATCAAGCAATTAGATGAATTTTTAAACAAAAATACTGACATAAATAATGATGAAGAGGATAGACTAAAGTCGTTTTTAGTTAAAAAATGATAGAGTATTCAAATAGATATAATCCAATAACAGAATACAATAATTGGATAGAAAAACACCCAAAAAAAGTTGGTAAATTAATGAAAATTCAACTAAAAATGTTAATTTCTGATATAAAAAACAAAGAAAGTGATGTATATTATGATACAAAAAAGGCAAATCACGCAATAGAATTTATAGAAAATTTTTGCAGAAATATCAAAGGAAAAACAGCAGGAAATTTAGTTGTATTAGATCCCTTTCAAAAAGCATTTATAGCTGCAGTTTTCGGAATTTGCTATAAAAAAACTAAATTAAGGAGAACTAAAAGAGCAGTTTTAATTGAAGCAAAGAAAAATGGAAAGTCTCTATTAGCATCTGCAATTGGTTTGTATATGCTTATAGCTGATGGAGAGGGTGGACCTGAATGCTATTCTGTAGCAACACAAAGAGACCAAGCGAAAATAATTTGGAATGTTGCTAAAAAAATGATAAAAAAAGACAAAGACTTAAGAAGATATACAAAGACATTAGTAAGTGAAATATCTTGCAAATTCAATGATGGAATTTTTAAACCATTGGCATCTGATTCTGATACACTAGACGGATTAGATGTTCATTTTGTTGTAATGGATGAGATACATCAATGGAAGAATGGATATCCGTTGTATGATATTATGTATCGTGGGATGGATAATAGACAACAGCCACTTGCATTAATAACAAGTACAGCAGGAACTATCAGAGAAGATTTATATGATATGATCTATGATGAGGCAGTAAACATTTTAACAAATGAGGGATTTGAAGATAAAAAGTCAATATTTTTCATTTATGAGTTAGATAAGAGAGAAGAATGGAAAGACTTTAATAATTTGATAAAAGCAAATCCGGGTCTTGGGACTATCAGAAATGAGCAGTCATTAAGAGATGAATGGCAAAGAGCAATGGACAATCCAAGTATGTATCTTAAAACATTTTTAATAAAAAACTGTAACATCAGAGAAACATCAACTGAAAGTTGGTTAGATTTAGAAGATGTAACAAATGTAAAAACTTTTGACATTAAGAAATTAAAGCCTAGATATGTTATAAGTGGTTGGGATATTTCAAGTACAACAGACTTAACTTGTGTATCATTTCTTTTTAGAATTCAAAATGATGAAGATATTTATATCTATCAGCATTTTTTCATTCCGGAAGATGTTGCAGAAAAGAAAATTCATAATGACAAAGTCCCATATGATATATGGGAAAAGCAAGGTTATGTAACATATTGTCCAGGAAACAAAATTGATACAGAGTTTTTGTGGGAGTGGGCATATAATTTTGCTATAGAAAATGACTTCGTACAAATATGGAATGGATTTGATGCTTGGGGAGCAGAGCTTCTAATGAAGAGGTATAGAGAAAATTATGGAGAAAGTTCTGTTGAAGAAATAAGACAAGTTTTCAAAACTTTATCAAATCCAATGAAAGAGTTGGAAGCGGATTTAAAAGCTAAAAGAATTAATTTTAATAACAATCCTGTAACAAAATGGTGTTTAGGAAATACAGTTATTCAGCAAGATAATAAAGGAAATATCCAACCTAAAAAGGGATATTCCAGTTTAAAAAGAATAGACGGGACTGCATCAATGTTAGATTGTTATATAACATACAAGAATCACAAAGATGATTATTTGAATTTAATTTAAAAAGGAGACAAAATGGGATTATTTGATAAAGTATTCAAACCTAAGGGGGAGAAAAAAGACCCTGAAAAACTAATAGGAGAATATTTTGAGTTGTTAAACTCATATACTCCGGTGTTTAGTACTTTTGAGGGGTCAGTTTATGAAATGGACTTAACAAGAAGTGTTATTCACTCATTTGCTACTCATTGTTCCAAACTTAACATAGAAGTAAAAGGAATGGGAAATGAAAAACTAGCACGAAAAATTAAGACAAGGGCAAATGATTATATAGATACCGCAAAATATTTATATAGACTTGCGACTATTAGAGAAGTTACAAACAATGTATTCATTGTTCCTAGTTATGATTTATTAACTGAAAAAGTAGATGGATTTTACCCGATTTATCCTCAAAATGTTGAATTGATAGAATATAAAGGGGATTTGTATGTTAGATTTTCATTTATGGGAAGAAGAGCTGCAATAGAATATGATAAGATTGGAATGTTAAATCAATTTCAATTTAAAGATGATTTTTTTGGAGAAGATAATAGATGCATGTTACCAACTATGCAATTGTTAGATACTCAAAATCAAGGAATTATTGAGGGAATAAAATCAAGTGCAGCAATTAGATTTATGGCACAGTTAGCAAATGTAATAAGAGATGATGATTTAGAAAAAGAAAAAGAAAGATTTGCAAAGCAGAACTTGTCTAAAGACAATAAAACAGGCTTAATGATTTTCGACCAAAAATACAAAGAAGTAAAACAGATAGTCTCTACACCTTTTACAATAGATGCAAATCAAATGAGGGATATAAAAGAAAATGTATATACTCATTTTGGAACGAATGACAATATTTTGCAAAACAAGTTTAATTCTGATGAATGGAGTGCATACTATGAGGGGAAGATAGAACCTTTTGCAATTCAAGCATCAATGGTTCATACAAATTTGACTTTTACAGAAAAACAACAATCATTCGGTAATGCCATTTTATTTACTGCGAATAGATTACAGTATTTAAGCAATCAAGAAAAATTACAAACAGCAACACAACTTTTTGATAGAGGTTTCATAACAAGAAATCAAGGTAGAGAAATATTCAATATGGCACCAACAGAAGATGGAAACAAATACTATATCAGAAAAGAATATGCAGAGGTTAAAGAATTGGACGAAAATATACAACTTCAAAGTCAAGGGGGAACAGGAGATGAAAGTTAAAATTATAAGCGGTGCCCCTTGTAGTGGGAAAACGACATATTGTAAAAACAATATGACGGATAAAGACTTTGTTTATGATTATGATGAATTAACAAAAGCATTAACATATAAAAACGAACATCCAAAAGGAAAAACTTTAGTTCATGACTATGTAATGGATTTTAGAAAATCTATTCTTGAAAGAGTACAGAAAGATAGAAAAGATGGTTACTTATATTGTATTTGTTGTAGAAGTGAAGAAGTTATAAACAAACTTGATAACATAGAGTTTGAAGTTATAGAAATGGAAGCGACTTTAGAGAAGTGTTTAGAGAATTTGAAAAATGATGATAGTAGAAAAGATAAAGAAGAATGGGAAAAAGCAATAAAAGAATTTTTTCAAGAAAAAAGAGGGAAAAGTATGATACCTAAAAAGAAATTAGATAATAGGCAGTTTAGAAAGGTACAAGATTTTAAACCAAATGGAAACGAAGAAGATTTCGTTGTAAGAGGATATGCTGCAAAATGGGAACCTTACGTTTTATTTGAAAACGAAGAGGGAGAGGTTAGAGAAAAATTTAATAAGAGTTCATTTGATGACACAGATTTATCTGATGTCATTTTTTTATATGATCATACAGGAAAAGTTCTTGCTAGGACTAGCAACGGAACTCTTAAGCTAACACTTGATGATGTTGGTCTATTTGTAGAGGCAGACTTATCAACAAGTGAAGCTGCAAAAGAAATGTATAGAGAAATAAAAAGTGGACTGGTAACTAGAATGTCATGGAGTTTCAAAATTGGAGAATATCATTTTGATAACAATACAAGAACTATTATCCATGACAAAATCAAAAAAGTTTATGATGTATCAGCTGTTGGCATTCCAGCTAATAATGATACTGAAATAAATGCTCGTAATTTTGGAGACGGAGTGATTGACAAAATTAAGGCGGAGAGACTGAAAAACGAGCAAAAAAGAAAAAAGTTAAAACTATTAATTGAATTAGTAGAATTAGTAAAGGAGTAAAAAAGAATATGAAAGTAACAATGAAAGAAATTTTAGACAGAATTGCAGAAATCGAAATTGAATTAGAAGATGATAATGCAGATGTTGACAAGCTAACAAAAGAAGTGGAAGACTTAAAAGAACAAAAAAGAAAATTAGAAGAAAGAGATGAAAAGAGAAGTAAACTTTTATCAAGTATTGCTCAAGGAAGAGGAAATGTTATAAAAGAATTTGGTAAGCAAGAAAAAAATTCAGAAGATAACAGAGAAACTAGAAATTTGTTCAGAAATGCTTTCTTAAAAAATTTGTTAGGAGAAGATTTAACGGAAGCAGAAGAAAGAGCATATACTCATACAACACAAAATACTGGAGAAGTAATCCCAAAGGAATTACAAGATAAAATTTACACTAATATGGAAGAACAACATCCGTTGTTAAAAGACGTACAAGTGTTAAGAACTGGTACTGTAATATCAATTGTTAAACATACAAAAATTGTTGCCGGTGATGCAAAAATAGTGAACGAAAACGAAGCTAATGATGATGAGCAAAATACATTTGTAAATGTTTCATTAGCAGGTAAAGATTTTTCAAAACATGTTGAGTTTAGTTATAGACTTGGTAAAATGGCTATTCCTGCATTTGAAAAATATTTAATTTCAGAAATCTCAAATAGATTAGGTGCTGCAATGGCTAAAGATATTTATGACCAAATAGTTAAAGATACAAATACTACAAATAAATTTAATGCAGCTACACCTGGAACATTAGCTTTAAAAGATATTACAAAAGCATTTGGACTTTTAAAGACTTCACAAAATACAAATGTATATACTACAAATGCAACATTATGGAATGCAATAGCAAATGTAGAGGGTGCAGAGGGAAGACATGCATTTATTCCAAACTTTACTGATGGAATAGCAGGGCAATTACTAGGCAAACCTATCAAACAAGAAGATGCTATTGGTAAAGATGTTGTATTAATTCTTGCACCAAGTGAATTCATTTATAACGTAGTTCAAGATATTATGATTGAAAGAGATAAAGATATTAAGAAACATGTTCATATTATTAGTGGATATGCAAGTGCAGAGGGTTCATTATCTAATGACCTTGCAGCAGTTGTATTAACAGTTGGTAGTGCAGGTTAAAAAAGTTTTAAAAGGAGTCTATTATGATAGTTAAAGTTATAAACAGATTTTACAATAAAGAAGACTTAAAAGAGTGTTTTGAAAAAGACACTCTTTTAAAAATTTATGATGAAGATAGAGCTTTAGATTTAATTGCAAGAGATTTAGTAATTGAAGTTAAATTAGAAGATGAAAATGCCTTATCTGAATTAAAAGAGTTAGGGGAAAAAGTTGAAGATACAACAACATCTAAAGAAAACGAAAAAGTAGATAATACTGAAGAAGTAATTGAAGAAGTAATTGAAGAGGTTGTTGAAGAAAAAGAACCTAAAGTGAAAAGTAAAAAAGGAACGAAAACTAAAAGCAAGTAGGTGCTTTTTATGATTGAAAAAATAAAGAAAAATTTAAGAATTACACATTCTAAATTAGACGATGAAATTGAAGATTGTATTAGTGCTTGTCTTAGAGATTTAGAAAGAGTTGGGTTAAAAGATGTTGATAATAAAAAAAATGATCATTTGATTTTGCAATGTGTAAAGTTGTATTCTCGTTGGCAATTTAACTTTGAAAATCAAGCAGAAAGATATAGATTATCTTATGAAAGCTTAAGAAATGCATTAAGTTTGAATAAGGATTATATATAATGTTTACTGAAATTATAACATTGTTAAAAAAAGTTAAAACAATTGATGAATACGGAGACACAAAAATCACTTACGAAAAAAAAGAAGTATTTGGAAGATTAGACAGAGTTTATTTTTCCGAAGCACTTCAAGCAATGTCGCAAGGATTTGAAAATCAATTTAGGTTCACTCTTTCTGATTATTATGATTATCAGAAAGAGGAAGAACTTATTTTTGATGATGAAAAATATAGAATTATCAACACTCAACGAAAAGGAACATCTATTGAATTAAATTGTATTAAGGGGATTGATTAAAATGTCAAACAAACCTAATGCGGGTCTTAAGATAAAAAAAGGGACTATTCAGTTTACATCAAACGTTGATAAAGTAAAATTTACGATTGAAGAACTGATTAATGCAGCAAATAGAGATGTGGGAAAGTATGTAAGAAATATTGCAGGAAATAAACTGTATAGTGCTTATGTAGGAGTTTATCAAAAGGGAAGTAAGCAAAGACCTAGAAAGGGAAAATTAATTAAAGGTTATATAAACCGAAATCTTTCTTACTGGGCTAGAAAAAAAGAACACGATCTACAAATAGGGTTTAAAGACCATTCGTGGTTTACTCAACAAGAATTGGGTGATGCAAATTATCCCAAACTTGCAGTTTTAAGAAATACAGTTTATGAAAACATAGGAACTATTCAAAATATACAATCTCAATATATTTCTGCATTAAGTCAAGACAACCCAACAATACCACCAGGAGAGGACAAACCAAGTGATTAGAGAGTTAAAAAAGCAATTAAAAATACTTATAGACCCAATTTCAAATCTAGCATTTGAAACAATCCCTAATACTGATATTTTCCCTCATGTGGTAGGCGATTTGACAATAGCATACTACAAAGAGGGATTATATAATATATCACTTGATATTGATGTATGGGACAAAAGCACATCAACTGAAAATGTAGATATAATTGCAGAAAAAATTATAGAAGTATTAGATAGATGTTCATTCAGAAACAAAAAAATAATATTTACATGTTGGTTTACAACACTTGCAAATATACAAAGCGAAGACAAGACACTAAAAAGAAAGACAATCAAATTTGAAGTACAAGCTAGGAAAGGGGAAAACTAATGCCAAAATGCAAAGTAATTTCA from Parvimonas micra encodes:
- a CDS encoding terminase large subunit; the protein is MIEYSNRYNPITEYNNWIEKHPKKVGKLMKIQLKMLISDIKNKESDVYYDTKKANHAIEFIENFCRNIKGKTAGNLVVLDPFQKAFIAAVFGICYKKTKLRRTKRAVLIEAKKNGKSLLASAIGLYMLIADGEGGPECYSVATQRDQAKIIWNVAKKMIKKDKDLRRYTKTLVSEISCKFNDGIFKPLASDSDTLDGLDVHFVVMDEIHQWKNGYPLYDIMYRGMDNRQQPLALITSTAGTIREDLYDMIYDEAVNILTNEGFEDKKSIFFIYELDKREEWKDFNNLIKANPGLGTIRNEQSLRDEWQRAMDNPSMYLKTFLIKNCNIRETSTESWLDLEDVTNVKTFDIKKLKPRYVISGWDISSTTDLTCVSFLFRIQNDEDIYIYQHFFIPEDVAEKKIHNDKVPYDIWEKQGYVTYCPGNKIDTEFLWEWAYNFAIENDFVQIWNGFDAWGAELLMKRYRENYGESSVEEIRQVFKTLSNPMKELEADLKAKRINFNNNPVTKWCLGNTVIQQDNKGNIQPKKGYSSLKRIDGTASMLDCYITYKNHKDDYLNLI
- a CDS encoding head-tail connector protein, giving the protein MIEKIKKNLRITHSKLDDEIEDCISACLRDLERVGLKDVDNKKNDHLILQCVKLYSRWQFNFENQAERYRLSYESLRNALSLNKDYI
- a CDS encoding phage head closure protein, yielding MFTEIITLLKKVKTIDEYGDTKITYEKKEVFGRLDRVYFSEALQAMSQGFENQFRFTLSDYYDYQKEEELIFDDEKYRIINTQRKGTSIELNCIKGID
- a CDS encoding phage major capsid protein, with product MKVTMKEILDRIAEIEIELEDDNADVDKLTKEVEDLKEQKRKLEERDEKRSKLLSSIAQGRGNVIKEFGKQEKNSEDNRETRNLFRNAFLKNLLGEDLTEAEERAYTHTTQNTGEVIPKELQDKIYTNMEEQHPLLKDVQVLRTGTVISIVKHTKIVAGDAKIVNENEANDDEQNTFVNVSLAGKDFSKHVEFSYRLGKMAIPAFEKYLISEISNRLGAAMAKDIYDQIVKDTNTTNKFNAATPGTLALKDITKAFGLLKTSQNTNVYTTNATLWNAIANVEGAEGRHAFIPNFTDGIAGQLLGKPIKQEDAIGKDVVLILAPSEFIYNVVQDIMIERDKDIKKHVHIISGYASAEGSLSNDLAAVVLTVGSAG
- a CDS encoding phage portal protein, whose protein sequence is MGLFDKVFKPKGEKKDPEKLIGEYFELLNSYTPVFSTFEGSVYEMDLTRSVIHSFATHCSKLNIEVKGMGNEKLARKIKTRANDYIDTAKYLYRLATIREVTNNVFIVPSYDLLTEKVDGFYPIYPQNVELIEYKGDLYVRFSFMGRRAAIEYDKIGMLNQFQFKDDFFGEDNRCMLPTMQLLDTQNQGIIEGIKSSAAIRFMAQLANVIRDDDLEKEKERFAKQNLSKDNKTGLMIFDQKYKEVKQIVSTPFTIDANQMRDIKENVYTHFGTNDNILQNKFNSDEWSAYYEGKIEPFAIQASMVHTNLTFTEKQQSFGNAILFTANRLQYLSNQEKLQTATQLFDRGFITRNQGREIFNMAPTEDGNKYYIRKEYAEVKELDENIQLQSQGGTGDES
- a CDS encoding HK97 family phage prohead protease, whose protein sequence is MKVKIISGAPCSGKTTYCKNNMTDKDFVYDYDELTKALTYKNEHPKGKTLVHDYVMDFRKSILERVQKDRKDGYLYCICCRSEEVINKLDNIEFEVIEMEATLEKCLENLKNDDSRKDKEEWEKAIKEFFQEKRGKSMIPKKKLDNRQFRKVQDFKPNGNEEDFVVRGYAAKWEPYVLFENEEGEVREKFNKSSFDDTDLSDVIFLYDHTGKVLARTSNGTLKLTLDDVGLFVEADLSTSEAAKEMYREIKSGLVTRMSWSFKIGEYHFDNNTRTIIHDKIKKVYDVSAVGIPANNDTEINARNFGDGVIDKIKAERLKNEQKRKKLKLLIELVELVKE